One region of Dokdonia sp. 4H-3-7-5 genomic DNA includes:
- a CDS encoding ABC1 kinase family protein: MKTIDHIPTNKLQRASKLVTTGVKVGANYAKYYGKKVVNPSLTKDQLNEDNAEDIYDGLKSLKGSALKVAQMLSMEKNIMPKAYVEKFSLSQFSVPPLSAPLVRKTFNKYLGKYPEDLFDTFAAQSVNAASIGQVHQATLNGKKLAVKIQYPGVADSISSDLALVKPIAKKMFNLQGEGKEKFFKEIEDKLLEETDYNLELAQSIAMTEDCAAIPNLTFPKYYEELSSERILTMDWMDGEHLSEFVAYNTNQEAANKLGQALWDFYMYQMHVLKRIHADPHPGNFMVDKENNLIAIDFGCIKHVPEDFYIPYFELAEPANINNPAVFEEKLYQLEILRKDDDADTVTFFSALFHEMLSLFTQPMQQEEFDFRDSTFFDQIAVLSEKYSKDTEIRKMNGNRGSKHFLYINRTFFGLYNLMHDLKAQIKVNNFKNYIATDSVA, encoded by the coding sequence ATGAAAACAATAGACCACATACCTACTAACAAACTCCAGCGAGCATCTAAGCTCGTTACCACTGGTGTGAAAGTGGGCGCAAATTATGCCAAATATTATGGTAAGAAAGTGGTTAATCCTTCCTTAACAAAGGATCAACTTAATGAAGATAATGCTGAGGATATATATGACGGATTAAAGAGTTTAAAAGGTAGTGCACTTAAGGTGGCACAAATGCTTAGCATGGAGAAAAATATTATGCCTAAAGCATATGTAGAAAAATTCTCCCTATCACAATTTTCAGTCCCCCCGCTTTCTGCACCCTTAGTGCGTAAGACATTTAATAAATATTTAGGTAAATACCCAGAAGATCTATTTGATACGTTTGCGGCTCAAAGTGTGAACGCGGCCAGTATAGGCCAAGTTCACCAAGCGACATTAAATGGGAAAAAACTTGCTGTGAAAATCCAATATCCAGGAGTCGCAGACAGTATCAGTAGTGATCTGGCATTAGTAAAGCCTATTGCAAAGAAAATGTTTAACCTTCAAGGTGAAGGAAAAGAAAAGTTCTTTAAAGAGATAGAAGACAAGCTTCTTGAGGAAACAGATTACAATCTTGAGCTTGCTCAAAGTATTGCCATGACTGAAGACTGTGCAGCAATACCTAATCTTACCTTTCCTAAGTATTACGAAGAGTTATCAAGCGAGCGCATCCTTACTATGGACTGGATGGATGGTGAGCACCTGAGTGAATTTGTAGCGTACAATACTAATCAAGAAGCTGCCAATAAATTAGGACAGGCATTATGGGATTTCTACATGTATCAAATGCACGTGCTAAAACGTATACATGCGGATCCACATCCTGGAAATTTCATGGTAGATAAGGAAAACAATCTTATTGCAATAGATTTTGGATGTATAAAACACGTTCCAGAAGACTTTTACATTCCTTATTTCGAACTAGCAGAGCCTGCAAATATTAATAATCCTGCTGTTTTTGAAGAGAAACTATATCAGCTTGAAATACTGAGAAAAGATGATGATGCAGATACTGTAACATTCTTTTCGGCACTCTTCCACGAGATGTTGAGTTTGTTTACACAACCTATGCAACAGGAAGAATTTGATTTTAGAGACAGTACCTTCTTTGATCAAATAGCAGTACTAAGTGAGAAGTACAGTAAGGATACAGAAATACGCAAAATGAATGGTAATAGAGGAAGTAAGCACTTCTTGTATATAAACAGAACATTTTTTGGACTTTATAATTTGATGCATGACTTAAAGGCACAAATTAAGGTCAATAATTTTAAAAATTATATCGCTACAGATTCTGTAGCATAA
- a CDS encoding 3-oxoacyl-ACP synthase III family protein: MYNSKITGLGKYVPENVVTNDDLSKLMDTNDEWIQERTGIKERRHIKKGDGNSTAKMGVKAAEIAIERAGLTNKDIDMIVFATLSPDYYFPGCGVQVQHLMGMETVPALDVRNQCSGFIYALATADQFIKSGMYKNVLVIGSENHSGGLDFTTRGRSVSVIFGDGAGAAVLSREEDNSKGILSSHLHSEGEHALELSLKGPSTEQWVPELIATNPQENIPYYPHMNGQFVFKNAVVRFSEVIMEGLQKNNLEVSDIDMLIPHQANLRISQFVQKKFKLSDDKVYNNIQKYGNTTAASIPIALTEAWENGKIKEGDTVVLAAFGSGFTWASSIIKW, from the coding sequence ATGTATAATTCTAAAATTACCGGTCTTGGTAAATACGTTCCTGAAAACGTCGTAACAAATGATGATCTATCAAAACTGATGGATACTAATGATGAATGGATCCAAGAACGTACAGGTATAAAAGAAAGAAGACATATAAAAAAGGGTGACGGCAACTCTACTGCCAAAATGGGAGTAAAAGCTGCCGAAATCGCAATAGAACGCGCAGGCTTGACAAACAAGGACATTGACATGATTGTTTTTGCAACGCTTAGTCCAGACTATTACTTCCCTGGTTGTGGTGTGCAAGTTCAACACTTGATGGGTATGGAAACCGTACCTGCACTAGATGTGCGTAACCAGTGTTCTGGGTTTATATATGCCCTTGCAACGGCAGATCAGTTTATAAAATCAGGCATGTATAAAAATGTACTTGTTATAGGTTCAGAAAATCATAGTGGAGGATTAGATTTTACTACTCGAGGCCGTAGTGTGTCTGTCATATTTGGTGACGGTGCAGGTGCGGCAGTGCTTTCTCGCGAAGAGGACAACAGTAAAGGTATTCTTTCTTCTCACTTACATAGTGAAGGTGAGCACGCACTGGAGCTTTCTCTAAAAGGACCAAGCACAGAGCAATGGGTTCCAGAACTTATAGCAACTAATCCGCAAGAGAACATTCCTTATTACCCACACATGAACGGGCAATTTGTATTTAAAAACGCCGTAGTACGCTTCTCTGAAGTGATTATGGAAGGTTTACAAAAGAATAACTTAGAGGTGTCAGATATTGACATGCTTATCCCTCATCAAGCCAACTTGCGTATCTCACAATTTGTGCAGAAAAAGTTTAAGCTGAGCGATGACAAAGTATATAACAACATTCAGAAATACGGTAATACAACCGCAGCTTCTATCCCAATTGCTCTTACCGAAGCCTGGGAAAATGGAAAAATTAAAGAAGGTGACACTGTTGTACTCGCTGCCTTTGGTAGTGGATTCACTTGGGCCAGCTCCATCATAAAATGGTAA
- a CDS encoding YfiT family bacillithiol transferase, producing the protein METLQYPIGKFQAPAQISQEHLTAWIDILEQLPARLRALTKDLSDQQLDTPYRPEGWTVRQVVHHLADSHHNSYIRFKWALTEDNPMIKAYDEKAWTLLPDVEASPIEWSLRHLEVVHHKLVQLLKVMTEAQYQRTFTHPDGNKVLTLEENLGHYAWHSNHHYAHIESLIKRGNW; encoded by the coding sequence ATGGAAACACTACAATATCCTATAGGAAAATTTCAAGCACCTGCGCAAATTAGTCAAGAGCATCTCACGGCGTGGATTGATATTTTAGAACAATTACCAGCTAGACTACGAGCACTTACAAAGGATTTAAGTGACCAGCAGCTAGATACTCCATACAGACCAGAAGGATGGACGGTAAGACAAGTGGTGCATCACCTAGCAGATAGTCATCATAATAGTTACATACGTTTTAAATGGGCACTTACAGAAGATAATCCTATGATTAAGGCGTATGATGAGAAGGCATGGACATTGCTGCCAGATGTAGAAGCATCACCTATAGAATGGTCATTGCGACATCTTGAGGTAGTCCATCATAAACTGGTGCAATTACTAAAAGTAATGACAGAAGCGCAGTATCAAAGAACCTTCACGCACCCAGACGGAAATAAAGTACTAACCTTAGAAGAAAACCTAGGACACTACGCATGGCATAGTAACCATCACTATGCGCATATAGAAAGCCTAATTAAAAGGGGCAATTGGTAG
- a CDS encoding peptidylprolyl isomerase — MKDGIYAKIHTPKGEIILKLEHEKTPGTVGNFVALAEGNLENSQKPQGTPYYDGLKFHRVIPDFMIQGGCPLGTGTGDGGYKFDDEIHPDLKHDAPGILSMANAGPGTNGTQFFITHIPTDWLDGKHTVFGNVVEGQEVVNAVAQGDEITKIEIIRVGAEAEAWNAVEAFRTFEGSRTKRVEEEKAAQAAEIEALATGFETTASGLRYQIIQKGTGAKAEKGKTVSVHYKGALPDGTVFDSSFKRNQPIDFQLGVGQVIPGWDEGISLLNVGDKARLVIPSDLGYGSAGAGGVIPPNATLVFDVELVAVK; from the coding sequence ATGAAAGACGGAATTTACGCAAAGATACATACGCCTAAAGGCGAAATTATTTTAAAATTAGAGCACGAGAAGACGCCAGGAACGGTAGGAAACTTTGTAGCGCTAGCAGAAGGAAACCTTGAGAACTCTCAAAAGCCTCAAGGAACTCCATATTATGATGGTTTGAAATTTCACCGTGTAATTCCTGATTTCATGATTCAAGGTGGTTGCCCACTAGGAACAGGAACTGGTGATGGAGGATATAAATTTGATGATGAGATTCACCCAGACTTAAAGCACGATGCTCCAGGAATACTTTCTATGGCAAATGCAGGTCCTGGAACAAACGGAACTCAGTTTTTTATTACACACATCCCTACAGACTGGTTAGACGGTAAGCATACTGTTTTTGGGAACGTTGTAGAAGGACAAGAAGTTGTAAATGCAGTGGCTCAAGGTGATGAGATAACAAAAATCGAAATCATTAGAGTAGGAGCAGAGGCAGAAGCTTGGAATGCAGTTGAAGCTTTTAGAACTTTTGAAGGTTCAAGAACAAAACGTGTTGAAGAAGAAAAAGCTGCACAAGCTGCAGAAATTGAAGCGCTAGCAACTGGTTTTGAAACTACAGCTAGCGGTTTGCGTTACCAGATTATCCAAAAAGGTACTGGTGCAAAAGCAGAAAAAGGTAAAACAGTTTCTGTACACTACAAAGGAGCACTTCCTGATGGAACTGTGTTTGATAGTTCATTTAAAAGAAACCAACCTATTGACTTTCAATTAGGAGTAGGACAAGTAATTCCAGGATGGGATGAAGGTATTTCTTTATTAAACGTAGGAGATAAAGCACGCTTAGTAATCCCTTCAGACTTAGGGTACGGAAGCGCTGGTGCAGGTGGAGTAATACCTCCAAATGCAACATTAGTTTTTGACGTAGAGCTTGTTGCTGTAAAGTAA
- a CDS encoding metallophosphoesterase family protein gives MKKILLLSDTHSYIDDHILGHVDWADEVWHAGDIGDLKVTDAIAKRKPLRAVFGNIDDTEARQEFPLNNRFVCEGVDVLITHIGGYPGRYSPAIKDEIYSNPPKLFICGHSHILKVMPDKKRGLLHMNPGAIGKHGFHKVRTMLRFTVHSGKIENLEVIEVAR, from the coding sequence ATGAAAAAGATACTCCTATTAAGCGATACACATAGTTATATAGATGATCATATCTTGGGTCACGTAGACTGGGCAGATGAGGTCTGGCATGCAGGTGACATAGGTGACTTAAAAGTAACAGATGCTATAGCAAAACGGAAACCGCTACGAGCTGTTTTTGGAAATATAGATGATACAGAAGCACGACAAGAATTCCCTCTCAATAACAGATTTGTATGTGAAGGAGTAGATGTTTTGATTACTCACATAGGTGGATACCCTGGGAGATATTCTCCAGCTATTAAAGATGAGATTTATAGTAACCCGCCTAAGTTGTTTATTTGCGGCCATAGCCACATCTTAAAGGTTATGCCAGATAAAAAAAGAGGCCTCTTACATATGAATCCTGGAGCGATAGGTAAGCACGGTTTTCATAAAGTGCGCACCATGCTCAGATTTACGGTTCATTCAGGCAAGATTGAGAATCTTGAGGTGATTGAGGTAGCGCGGTAG
- the truA gene encoding tRNA pseudouridine(38-40) synthase TruA yields MRYFIELSYFGKHYHGWQRQPNAVTVQETIEKALSMILRKPVQIMGAGRTDAGVHATQMYAHFDWDGEQFTTQESIEKLTHKFNRLLPKDIAFKRIFQVADKAHTRFDATSRSYVYRIGKEKNPFTSDHAPTVRNEVHIEAMNKAAAILLDYSDFECFSKSNTDVNTYLCDITRATWIETEDEYHFHITANRFLRNMVRAIVGTLLEIGEGKRDITWMHEVITGKSRSQAGKSVPGRGLYLTEILYPETIYKDHGRD; encoded by the coding sequence GTGCGTTATTTTATCGAGCTTTCTTACTTTGGAAAACACTACCACGGCTGGCAGCGTCAACCTAATGCCGTTACCGTGCAAGAAACGATAGAGAAGGCACTATCTATGATTTTGAGAAAACCAGTCCAAATCATGGGTGCTGGACGCACTGACGCTGGTGTGCATGCCACACAGATGTATGCACATTTTGATTGGGATGGCGAGCAGTTTACTACTCAAGAAAGCATAGAAAAACTTACCCATAAATTCAATCGTCTTTTACCAAAAGATATAGCCTTTAAACGCATTTTTCAAGTGGCAGACAAAGCACATACACGTTTTGACGCCACTAGTAGGTCTTATGTGTATCGCATAGGGAAAGAAAAAAACCCATTTACATCAGATCACGCCCCAACAGTACGGAATGAAGTGCATATTGAAGCTATGAATAAGGCGGCAGCGATCCTGCTTGACTATAGTGATTTTGAGTGTTTTTCTAAATCAAATACTGACGTGAACACCTATCTTTGTGATATTACACGTGCAACGTGGATAGAGACCGAGGATGAGTATCATTTTCATATTACAGCAAATAGATTTTTACGTAATATGGTACGAGCCATTGTAGGTACTTTACTAGAAATAGGCGAAGGAAAGAGAGACATTACATGGATGCACGAGGTAATAACTGGTAAAAGTAGATCACAGGCAGGAAAATCAGTTCCTGGACGCGGTTTATACTTGACAGAGATTTTATACCCAGAAACAATTTATAAAGATCATGGCAGAGACTAA
- a CDS encoding ABC transporter ATP-binding protein: MAETKGKAFDTQLFKRLLAFTTPYRSRLYIAAIAAVVLSLCAALRPYFLKNAIDLGISQRSSDDLFFYMRLMAAVLFGEVLFQLLFIYFSNWIGQQVIKDIRVKLFDHMLTFKMQYFDKSAVGRLVTRAVGDIETISSIFSQGLFMIIADLLKMSVVLAFMFYESWRLTLIVLAVFPVILYATRVFQKAMKVAFEEVRTQVANLNTFVQERVTGMKIVQIFNREAIEHKKFQAINKKHMDAWNKTVWYNSIFFPIAEICTSVTIGLIVWYGGLKAAQSDVITIGLITAFISYIQMLFTPLRQIADKFNTLQMGMVAANRVFGILDTQSSIQDIGTLELNNVQGKIDFEDVRFSYVENEEVLKGISLTAAPGQTIAIVGSTGAGKSTIINLLSRFYEIDSGKILLDGTDIKDIKLNNLRNEIAVVLQDVFLFADTILNNITLNNPDISEETVIESAKTIGVHKFISSLPDGYHYNVKERGSMLSSGQRQLIAFLRAYVSNPSILVLDEATSSVDSHSEQLIQKAINKITKGRTSIVIAHRLATIKKADQIIVMEKGKIIEQGTHKELLAKEDGHYRNLYEVQFMQAEAS, from the coding sequence ATGGCAGAGACTAAAGGAAAAGCTTTTGATACGCAATTATTTAAACGTCTACTCGCTTTTACGACACCGTATCGCAGTAGATTATATATAGCTGCTATAGCTGCCGTAGTACTCTCACTTTGTGCTGCACTACGCCCATATTTCCTTAAAAACGCCATAGATTTAGGGATATCACAACGATCTAGTGATGACTTATTCTTTTATATGAGGCTCATGGCCGCTGTACTCTTTGGCGAAGTTCTCTTTCAATTACTATTTATTTATTTTTCTAACTGGATAGGCCAACAAGTAATTAAGGATATAAGAGTAAAACTCTTTGATCACATGCTTACGTTCAAGATGCAATATTTTGACAAGTCGGCAGTGGGAAGATTAGTGACTAGAGCGGTAGGTGATATTGAGACTATCTCTAGTATCTTCTCTCAAGGACTCTTTATGATTATTGCAGATTTATTAAAGATGAGTGTTGTGCTGGCATTCATGTTTTATGAAAGCTGGAGACTTACCCTTATTGTACTTGCTGTTTTCCCAGTAATTTTATATGCAACACGTGTATTTCAAAAAGCTATGAAAGTTGCCTTTGAGGAAGTACGCACGCAAGTAGCAAACCTCAACACTTTTGTGCAAGAACGTGTGACTGGGATGAAAATCGTACAGATTTTTAACCGTGAAGCTATAGAGCATAAAAAATTCCAAGCCATTAATAAAAAACACATGGATGCGTGGAATAAGACGGTATGGTACAACTCTATCTTCTTCCCTATTGCAGAGATATGTACTTCTGTCACCATAGGTCTTATTGTATGGTATGGTGGTCTTAAAGCTGCGCAAAGTGATGTCATCACCATAGGATTAATAACAGCATTTATAAGCTATATCCAGATGCTTTTTACACCACTTAGACAGATAGCAGATAAATTCAACACCTTGCAAATGGGAATGGTTGCTGCAAATCGTGTTTTTGGCATTTTAGACACACAGTCTTCTATACAAGACATAGGAACCTTAGAACTTAATAACGTACAAGGTAAAATAGACTTTGAAGATGTTAGATTTTCTTATGTAGAGAATGAAGAGGTACTCAAAGGAATATCACTCACCGCAGCACCAGGACAAACCATTGCTATTGTAGGATCTACGGGAGCTGGAAAATCTACTATTATCAACTTACTTAGTAGATTTTATGAGATAGATAGCGGTAAGATATTACTAGACGGAACAGATATTAAAGACATAAAACTAAACAATCTAAGAAATGAGATTGCTGTCGTGCTACAAGATGTATTCCTTTTTGCCGACACTATTTTGAATAATATCACGCTTAACAATCCAGACATTTCTGAGGAAACGGTGATAGAAAGTGCAAAGACCATAGGCGTTCATAAATTTATTTCTAGCCTTCCTGATGGATATCACTATAACGTAAAAGAGCGAGGCTCTATGTTATCTAGCGGTCAGCGACAGCTTATTGCTTTTTTAAGAGCATATGTGAGCAATCCTTCAATTCTTGTTCTTGATGAAGCTACTTCATCTGTAGACTCACACAGCGAGCAGTTAATCCAAAAAGCGATTAATAAAATTACTAAAGGAAGAACCTCTATTGTGATTGCTCACCGTCTTGCTACTATTAAAAAAGCAGATCAGATTATTGTGATGGAAAAAGGTAAAATCATCGAGCAGGGTACTCATAAAGAACTTCTCGCTAAGGAAGATGGACATTACCGCAATCTGTATGAAGTACAATTTATGCAAGCAGAAGCTAGCTAG
- a CDS encoding adenylate/guanylate cyclase domain-containing protein, with translation MKLFKRELTNNEILFYVRRALWILFAWMLVANIIFLYDYATLVSADALTSDFDFEVSFKANLLVSIMAGLIGGIFTVNIMELWLRKYAFWRALIYITLLYVIIAFIVGTVGAYYYYADYLGLQLTSDLLYDRVISFYTEHIFIKNFVVWLFIVILTLIILMINDKYGPGVFPDYLMGRYFHPKTETRIFMFADIRDATRIAEKLGEQEYFNFLKDFFNDIAPAIMQTKGEVYQYVGDEVVITWKMKNGVKNANALRCYYRMKNIIYKKSIKYYKRYNALPDFKVGFHYGQVTVGELGKIKRDIAFSGDVLNTTARIQSMCNEKGVDILASKAFANILPKLPGTTRVVSMGEELLKGKKEEVSLVTFEQGNVI, from the coding sequence ATGAAACTATTTAAAAGAGAACTTACCAACAACGAAATCCTATTCTACGTAAGGCGTGCCTTGTGGATTCTCTTTGCGTGGATGCTGGTTGCAAATATTATTTTCTTGTACGACTATGCCACACTCGTATCTGCAGATGCGCTTACGTCAGATTTTGATTTTGAAGTTTCCTTTAAGGCGAACTTATTGGTGTCAATCATGGCTGGGTTAATAGGAGGGATTTTTACCGTAAATATTATGGAGTTGTGGCTGCGTAAATATGCCTTCTGGAGAGCGCTTATTTACATCACATTACTCTATGTGATTATTGCGTTTATTGTAGGTACCGTAGGGGCATATTACTATTATGCAGATTACCTAGGCTTACAACTTACCAGTGACTTACTTTATGACCGCGTGATCTCTTTTTATACAGAACACATATTTATTAAGAATTTTGTGGTGTGGCTGTTTATTGTCATTCTAACGCTCATCATCCTTATGATTAATGATAAGTATGGTCCAGGCGTTTTTCCAGATTACTTAATGGGGCGTTATTTTCATCCTAAAACTGAGACGCGTATTTTCATGTTTGCAGATATACGAGACGCCACAAGAATCGCCGAAAAACTAGGCGAACAAGAATACTTCAATTTCTTAAAAGATTTTTTTAATGATATCGCACCAGCTATTATGCAAACTAAGGGCGAGGTATACCAGTACGTAGGCGATGAGGTTGTCATCACCTGGAAGATGAAAAATGGTGTGAAAAATGCAAATGCCTTACGTTGCTATTATCGTATGAAAAATATCATTTACAAGAAATCTATAAAATATTACAAGCGCTATAATGCTTTGCCAGATTTTAAAGTTGGCTTTCATTATGGCCAAGTTACAGTAGGGGAGCTGGGTAAAATAAAGAGAGATATCGCCTTTTCTGGAGATGTACTTAATACTACGGCTCGTATCCAGAGCATGTGTAACGAAAAGGGTGTAGATATCCTAGCGTCAAAAGCTTTTGCAAATATACTACCTAAGTTGCCAGGTACTACACGAGTAGTATCTATGGGTGAGGAGCTTCTTAAGGGTAAAAAAGAGGAAGTTTCGCTAGTGACTTTTGAGCAGGGTAATGTGATTTAA
- a CDS encoding DUF3667 domain-containing protein: MSKLSRAEKKTLKKKQTQLEVKDTCVNCEQFIALDQRFCSHCGGKRIYNKLTWRNLLEDFVDRFFNLENSFVKTFVAMFRQPEDVIGGYINGMRKKYLPAFSYFAIAITFSGFYSFILKGWFLDELIATQTSFYGVDMASAQVEMTETVTNTMMEYQSVYMFLSIPIMALISKLVFWNYKNYNLVEHFVIYLYTYSHISIISVTLNILVIWNTTLLFAFSFVTVLLLFVFTVYVLKRLYKLDNASVILKSALFLVVILAFSCFSTIPIILYGAVQGVKIAKGEELDIDENSFIGNMMKPALEQAERKKILDSLKQDSLKRLEYELEITPDMIKNRPQ; this comes from the coding sequence ATGTCCAAGTTGTCTCGCGCTGAGAAAAAAACTTTAAAAAAGAAACAGACCCAACTTGAGGTAAAAGATACCTGTGTGAACTGTGAGCAGTTTATAGCGCTAGATCAAAGGTTTTGCTCACACTGTGGTGGTAAGCGTATTTATAATAAACTCACATGGCGTAACTTACTAGAAGACTTTGTAGATCGATTTTTTAATCTAGAAAATTCTTTTGTCAAGACTTTTGTAGCAATGTTTCGCCAGCCAGAAGATGTGATAGGTGGTTACATAAATGGGATGCGCAAGAAGTATCTTCCGGCCTTCAGCTACTTTGCAATTGCAATTACATTTAGCGGATTTTACTCATTTATATTAAAAGGTTGGTTTCTTGACGAACTTATAGCTACACAAACTAGCTTCTATGGCGTAGATATGGCAAGTGCTCAAGTGGAAATGACAGAGACCGTTACAAATACCATGATGGAATATCAGTCCGTATATATGTTCCTTAGTATACCTATTATGGCGCTTATATCTAAACTCGTATTTTGGAACTATAAGAATTATAATCTAGTTGAACATTTTGTAATATACCTATATACATATTCCCATATATCAATAATATCTGTAACGCTCAACATCTTGGTTATTTGGAATACAACATTACTATTTGCATTTAGTTTTGTAACTGTCTTGCTATTATTTGTATTTACAGTGTATGTGTTGAAACGTTTATATAAATTGGATAATGCCAGTGTAATTTTAAAAAGCGCTTTATTTTTAGTCGTTATACTCGCATTTTCTTGCTTTTCAACGATTCCTATTATATTATATGGAGCAGTACAAGGAGTAAAGATTGCAAAAGGGGAGGAGCTAGATATTGATGAAAACTCATTTATAGGCAATATGATGAAGCCAGCTCTAGAGCAAGCAGAACGTAAAAAAATTCTAGACTCTCTAAAACAAGATAGTCTCAAACGTCTAGAGTATGAGCTAGAGATCACTCCAGATATGATTAAAAATAGACCTCAGTAG
- a CDS encoding DUF3667 domain-containing protein translates to MSKKPSDNSKIDKKSNKLTKKSRDVHVVSDHCKNCGTPVQLDQGFCSHCGAKRMYNRLNTRNLLEDFTERFLNIENVFLKTFIVLFTAPEDVIHGYVEGLRKRYMSAFGYFAVALTITSVYTFFFRNWFIDSESFSEFSNGFASGFKSPDTTVLNDYLDFVFDYQSLFSFLCIPLYAVISKLVFWNYKQYNFIEHVVIYLYTYSQVQILMSVLGMLFIWSDIAQVILGVVTIAFPIIYTIYVLYRIFDLTIEKAILKTILFLAILLPLSCLFMSAVGGIMYTTGMLDEFVADVKQQSEIARAAREAAAKAKDSIRRVDSVKAAVQIVKDTLN, encoded by the coding sequence ATGTCTAAGAAACCATCAGATAACAGTAAGATAGATAAAAAAAGTAATAAGCTTACTAAAAAAAGCAGAGATGTCCACGTAGTTTCTGACCACTGTAAGAACTGCGGAACCCCAGTACAACTAGACCAGGGATTCTGTTCTCATTGTGGAGCAAAGCGCATGTATAATAGGCTCAACACTCGTAATCTTCTAGAGGACTTCACAGAGCGTTTTCTCAATATTGAGAATGTATTCTTAAAAACCTTTATTGTATTATTTACCGCACCAGAAGATGTAATCCATGGCTATGTAGAAGGTCTTAGAAAAAGATACATGTCTGCTTTTGGGTATTTTGCTGTGGCGCTTACTATCACGAGTGTCTATACATTTTTCTTTAGAAATTGGTTTATTGATTCTGAGAGTTTCTCTGAGTTTTCAAATGGATTTGCTAGCGGATTCAAATCGCCTGATACTACAGTATTGAATGATTACTTGGACTTTGTGTTTGATTATCAAAGTCTCTTTAGTTTTCTGTGTATTCCGTTGTATGCTGTGATTTCAAAACTGGTTTTTTGGAACTATAAGCAATACAATTTTATAGAGCATGTTGTCATCTATTTGTACACCTACTCTCAGGTTCAGATTTTAATGTCTGTGCTTGGTATGCTCTTCATCTGGTCAGATATAGCACAGGTGATACTAGGAGTGGTGACTATTGCTTTTCCTATAATTTATACGATTTATGTCCTTTATAGAATATTTGATTTAACAATTGAAAAAGCAATACTTAAAACGATATTGTTTCTTGCCATACTATTACCGCTATCATGTCTTTTTATGAGTGCTGTGGGTGGGATTATGTATACCACTGGTATGCTTGATGAGTTTGTAGCAGACGTAAAACAGCAATCTGAAATAGCCAGAGCAGCTAGAGAAGCCGCTGCAAAAGCAAAGGACTCTATACGACGTGTAGATAGTGTCAAAGCAGCTGTGCAAATCGTAAAAGATACGCTTAACTAA
- a CDS encoding diadenylate cyclase, whose translation MEILENLRILDGIDILLVATLMFYLYRLVKGTVAINIFIGIVVIYLIWQLTVLLKMEMLSTILGQFIGVGMFALIVVFQQEIRKFLLLIGSTNLTKGGLFKNFNFSKKEGVLNLDIHAILGACENMSNTRTGALIIIRRATSLEFVKDTGDRMEIEVNRPIIESVFYKNSTLHDGAMIIEDNKITATRVILPVTQERNIPLRFGLRHRAAVGITEKTDALALVVSEESGAINYIKDGEFVLFDTIDELRVLLEQELM comes from the coding sequence TTGGAAATTTTAGAAAATCTGCGCATCTTAGACGGTATCGACATTTTGCTCGTTGCTACCTTGATGTTTTATTTATACAGGCTCGTTAAGGGAACGGTAGCTATAAATATCTTTATAGGTATCGTGGTGATTTATCTCATCTGGCAACTCACAGTACTTCTCAAAATGGAAATGCTTAGTACCATACTAGGGCAGTTTATAGGCGTGGGGATGTTTGCGCTCATTGTAGTATTTCAACAAGAGATTAGAAAGTTTTTATTACTCATAGGAAGCACAAACCTCACGAAGGGCGGACTATTTAAGAATTTTAATTTTTCAAAAAAAGAAGGTGTTCTCAATCTAGATATTCATGCAATTCTAGGAGCTTGTGAGAATATGAGTAACACCAGGACAGGTGCACTTATCATTATAAGGAGAGCAACGAGTCTAGAGTTTGTAAAAGATACTGGAGACCGCATGGAAATAGAGGTAAACAGACCTATTATAGAAAGTGTTTTTTATAAGAACTCTACATTACACGATGGTGCAATGATTATTGAGGATAATAAGATAACAGCAACACGTGTTATTTTGCCTGTAACTCAGGAACGCAATATTCCATTACGCTTTGGACTTAGGCATCGTGCTGCAGTAGGAATTACAGAAAAGACAGACGCACTTGCCCTAGTGGTAAGTGAAGAAAGTGGTGCTATAAACTATATAAAGGATGGTGAGTTTGTACTCTTTGATACCATAGATGAGCTGCGTGTTTTATTAGAACAAGAACTAATGTAA